Proteins encoded by one window of Scatophagus argus isolate fScaArg1 chromosome 4, fScaArg1.pri, whole genome shotgun sequence:
- the LOC124057684 gene encoding T-box transcription factor TBX2-like, protein MRSFSGPCAPRQVPQVPSKTILTGPSLFPTITLSSRGSSDPSSNVSADSIIHASPTKQSLIWCSPPEILEGKERTEDEPRVYLEAGDLWRQFHKYGTEMVITKSGRRMFPPLKARCTGMEMKAKYILLMDIVTADDCRYKFHNSHWMVAGKADPEMPKRMYIHPDSPATGEQWMSKVVSFHKLKLTNNVSDKHGFTILNSMHKYQPRFHIVKTNDIVKLPYSTFRTYVFSETEFVAVTAYQNDKITQLKIDNNPFAKGFRDTGNGRREKRKLQQSSQKSKEMTDVDPVKASSVQYSDNSKSSDAHESDSDRDYHVEDNPGEAVQRQRTKTEPEVSITEWTSQTPVVAQRETDPRQGQATSTLTNRVCCCEPRDSKKEQLCKSCSDFSHSCVYPLELHKHVRDPRMPSSLLHSTQINTWNSCGSVDRAVPCGLSLAPLVRTPRTPGFPISPQRPPLDLVRLSHFGGVLFYPYSGLSAGSAQYLVPPVQSRVDFRAYPSVHSWDYFTSPITSSSVPLVGGSGLKYLTPDLVLLTKTSQKDEDETDCSQEETQTV, encoded by the exons ATGCGTAGCTTCTCGGGGCCGTGTGCCCCACGACAGGTACCACAAGTGCCTTCAAAGACCATCTTGACCGGACCCTCGCTGTTCCCAACGATCACCTTATCTTCCCGGGGATCGTCAGATCCCAGCTCGAATGTCAGCGCGGACTCGATAATTCACGCGTCGCCAACGAAGCAGTCTTTAATTTGGTGCAGTCCTCCCGAAATTCTGGAGggaaaggagaggacagaggatgAGCCCAGAGTTTATTTGGAAGCCGGTGACCTTTGGAGACAGTTTCACAAATACGGCACTGAAATGGTCATTACAAAATCTGGCAG GCGCATGTTTCCGCCGCTCAAGGCCAGGTGCACCGGCATGGAGATGAAAGCCAAATATATCCTTCTGATGGACATCGTGACGGCTGATGACTGCAGATATAAGTTTCATAACTCCCACTGGATGGTGGCCGGGAAGGCGGACCCGGAGATGCCCAAACGCATGTACATTCACCCGGACAGTCCGGCCACGGGCGAGCAGTGGATGTCCAAAGTGGTCAGCTtccacaaactgaaactgactaACAACGTATCGGATAAGCACGGATTT aCAATTCTCAACTCGATGCACAAATACCAGCCGAGATTTCACATAGTGAAGACAAACGACATTGTGAAACTGCCGTACAGTACCTTTAGGACATATGTCTTTTCTGAGACAGAATTCGTCGCAGTAACAGCCTACCAAAATGATAAG AttacacagctgaaaatagacAACAATCCTTTCGCGAAGGGCTTCCGAGACACGGGCAACGGAAGACGAGAAAAGAG GAAACTACAGCAATCATCCCAAAAGTCTAAAGAGATGACTGACGTGGACCCTGTAAAAGCTTCATCTGTGCAATATTCAGACAATTCTAAATCTTCAG ATGCTCATGAAAGCGACAGCGACAGAGATTACCACGTTGAGGACAATCCTGGAGAAGCGGtgcaaagacaaagaacaaaaactgaGCCAGAGGTTTCCATAACAGAGTGGACGAGCCAGACTCCAGTTGTggcacagagagagacggaCCCCAGACAAGGCCAAGCCACCAGTACATTAACCAATAGAGTGTGTTGCTGTGAGCCACGAGACTCAAAGAAGGAGCAACTGTGCAAATCATGCAGTGATTtttcacacagctgtgtttatcCACTGGAATTACACAAACATGTGCGGGATCCAAGGATGCCCAGCAGTCTTCTCCACTCAACACAGATAAACACCTGGAACAGCTGTGGCTCCGTGGACAGAGCAGTGCCATGCGGACTGAGCCTGGCACCGCTTGTCAGGACTCCACGAACTCCAGGTTTTCCCATCAGCCCTCAAAGGCCCCCTCTG GACCTGGTGCGGCTTTCACATTTTGGAGGGGTTCTGTTTTATCCCTACTCCGGCTTGTCTGCAGGATCAGCCCAGTACCTTGTCCCACCAGTGCAGTCTAGAGTGGACTTTAGAGCCTATCCAAGCGTCCACAGTTGGGACTACTTCACCTCTCCAATAACATCTTCATCTGTTCCTCTTGTGGGTGGTAGTGGATTGAAATATCTTACCCCTGACTTGGTTTTGCTGACCAAAACAAGCcagaaagatgaagatgaaactGACTGCAGTCaagaagagacacagacagtTTGA
- the LOC124057696 gene encoding VIP36-like protein yields MVATVIKPNLDRLRSFSFLYPMFRFKIIRLLTCLFITVCILMNQSLADDQDFMEEFLKQEYSLAKPYRGLSFSSSSQWDLMGTAMVTPDHVRLTPDLQSRQGAVWSRIPFFLRDWELKVHFKIHGQGKKNFNGDGLAVWLTKDRMQNGPVFGNMNHFTGLGIFVDTYPNADKSHDRAFPYISMMLGNGTLSYDHDRDGRPTELGGCTAMARNAIYDTFLLVRYSKNRLMLMVDVDGKQEWKHCADIAGVRLPTGYFFGASSATGDLSDNHDIISMKLYQLTVERTPEEEEEEEVTIPSVDNMEQFQVEFEEEGMSAVQFFFTLLFSILGLGVLAVVGLVVYGRWKENRRKRFY; encoded by the exons ATGGTTGCCACTGTAATCAAGCCAAATCTGGACCGATTGAgaagtttctcttttttatatCCAATGTTTCGTTTTAAAATCATCCGTCTAttaacatgtttgtttattaCCGTTTGTATTTTGATGAACCAGTCGTTGGCAGACGACCAAGACTTCATGGAGGAGTTTCTGAAGCAGGAATATTCTCTGGCAAAGCCATACCGAG GGTTGAGTTTCTCTAGTTCCTCACAGTGGGATCTGATGGGCACTGCCATGGTTACACCTGACCATGTGAGGCTGACCCCAGACCTGCAGAGCAGACAGGGAGCGGTGTGGAGTCGTATT CCGTTCTTCTTGCGTGATTGGGAGCTCAAGGTACACTTTAAGATCCATGGCCAGGGAAAGAAGAATTTTAATGGGGATGGACTGGCTGTCTGGTTAACCAAAGATCGCATGCAGAATG GTCCTGTGTTTGGAAACATGAACCACTTCACTGGACTTGGAATATTTGTAGACACTTACCCCAATGCAGACAAAAGCCACGAT AGGGCTTTCCCGTACATATCGATGATGCTGGGGAATGGGACTCTGTCATATGACCACGATCGTGATGGACGACCCACTGAGCTTGGAGGATGTACGGCTATGGCCCGCAACGCAATCTACGACACTTTCCTCCTTGTCAGATACTCCAAAAATAGGCTCATG CTCATGGTGGATGTAGATGGTAAACAGGAATGGAAACATTGTGCTGACATCGCAGGAGTGCGTCTTCCTACAGGATACTTCTTTGGTGCCTCCTCTGCCACTGGGGACCTGTCAG ACAACCATGACATCATCTCCATGAAGCTGTACCAGCTGACAGTAGAGAGGActcctgaggaggaggaagaggaggaggtcaCCATCCCCAGTGTTGACAACATGGAACAATTCCAAG tGGAATTCGAGGAGGAAGGGATGAGTGCAGTCCAGTTCttcttcaccctcctcttctccatcctGGGCCTGGGTGTTCTGGCAGTGGTAGGGCTGGTGGTTTATGGGCGCTGGAAAGAAAACCGACGCAAACGTTTCTATTGA
- the LOC124057712 gene encoding ubiquinol-cytochrome-c reductase complex assembly factor 3, producing the protein MSTLRSLMSAFALAGMAGLGYATWSLISPGEERRKELLKNLPEANPVRMEESRKRNALVMQAIKEAAETDENIARRF; encoded by the exons ATGAGCACTTTGCGGTCTTTGATGAGCGCCTTTGCGCTGGCCGGTATGGCGGGGCTCGGCTATGCGACTTGGTCTTTGATATCTCCAGGAGAAGAGAGGCGGAAGGAGCTCCTTAAG AACCTGCCCGAAGCGAACCCAGTGAGAATGGAAGAGTCGAGGAAGAGGAACGCTCTGGTGATGCAGGCGATCAAGGAGGCGGCTGAAACCGATGAGAATATTGCAAGAAGATTTTAA